One genomic window of Gemmatimonadota bacterium includes the following:
- a CDS encoding nucleotidyltransferase family protein, giving the protein MVGKPSEGRNVGGGPADPMITGLVLAAGRSERMGTPKQLLPFGRVTLIEQVIRTLTRSRLGKEVVVVLGYRAMDIVKRISGLPVRLAYNPDPKGDMLSSIRCGLAYIEPDQAIMIALGDQPLVTTGIVNRLIDEYEGRPEGMVLPVHDGKRGHPMILSSAYREEILFESMPGGLKALRDRHSGSVRTVPVDTDAVLIDLDHRSDYEEALRRWKEESESGER; this is encoded by the coding sequence GTGGTCGGCAAACCTTCAGAAGGCCGGAACGTGGGCGGCGGTCCGGCCGATCCGATGATTACGGGTCTCGTGCTCGCCGCCGGCCGTTCCGAGCGCATGGGGACGCCGAAGCAGTTGCTGCCCTTCGGTCGCGTCACGCTGATCGAACAGGTGATCCGCACACTGACGCGTTCGCGCCTGGGGAAGGAAGTCGTCGTCGTGCTGGGCTATCGCGCCATGGACATCGTAAAGCGGATCTCCGGGTTGCCGGTCCGCCTCGCGTACAACCCGGACCCGAAAGGCGACATGCTTTCCTCGATCCGGTGCGGCCTGGCGTACATCGAACCTGATCAGGCCATCATGATTGCCCTTGGCGATCAGCCCCTGGTCACGACCGGGATCGTGAACCGTTTGATCGACGAATACGAGGGACGTCCCGAAGGCATGGTACTCCCGGTGCACGACGGGAAGCGGGGACATCCCATGATCCTGTCGTCCGCGTACCGCGAGGAAATCCTGTTCGAATCCATGCCGGGCGGTTTGAAAGCGCTGCGGGACCGGCACTCAGGCAGCGTCCGCACTGTACCGGTGGACACGGATGCGGTACTTATCGACCTGGACCACCGGAGCGATTACGAAGAGGCCCTGCGAAGATGGAAAGAGGAATCCGAATCCGGTGAGCGCTAA
- a CDS encoding D-glycerate dehydrogenase yields MSANVLVTRRIPDESIRMLDAACDVVDVNPHDRAMTRGEFLEAVRGRDGLLCLLTEDIDDEVLDIASGLKGIAMYAVGYNNVDVDACTRRGIPVSNTPGVLTDTTADIAWALIFATARRVAEGDRFVRDGRFTGWGPLLMLGSDVTGKTLGIIGGGRIGTATARRAAGFSMPVVYTSRRRNATIECTGARYLSLDDLLRESDFVSLHVPLTPETTYLISERELDLMKPTAYLINTTRGPVVDEKALVRALREGVIAGAGLDVFEREPELESGLADLENVVMLPHVGSGTVATRVKMGNTAAANLIAMVSGVDPPNCVNPEWKEHRT; encoded by the coding sequence GTGAGCGCTAACGTACTCGTTACCCGACGCATTCCCGACGAGTCGATCCGGATGCTGGATGCGGCCTGCGACGTCGTGGACGTCAACCCCCATGACCGGGCGATGACCCGCGGGGAGTTCCTCGAGGCGGTCCGTGGTCGCGACGGGCTGCTCTGCTTGCTGACCGAGGACATCGACGACGAGGTCCTGGACATCGCTTCGGGCCTGAAGGGCATAGCCATGTACGCGGTCGGGTACAACAACGTCGACGTGGACGCCTGCACGCGACGTGGCATTCCGGTGTCCAATACCCCGGGCGTGCTGACCGATACGACCGCCGACATCGCCTGGGCGCTCATTTTCGCCACGGCCCGGCGGGTCGCGGAAGGCGACCGGTTCGTGCGCGACGGCCGATTCACGGGATGGGGGCCCCTGCTGATGCTGGGCAGCGACGTCACGGGCAAGACGCTGGGCATCATTGGCGGAGGCCGCATCGGTACGGCCACGGCCAGGCGAGCCGCCGGGTTTTCCATGCCCGTCGTCTATACGAGCCGCAGGCGCAACGCGACCATCGAGTGCACGGGCGCAAGGTATCTCTCGCTGGACGACCTGCTCCGGGAATCGGATTTCGTGTCGCTGCACGTGCCGCTCACGCCCGAGACCACCTACCTCATCAGCGAACGCGAACTGGACCTGATGAAGCCCACGGCCTACCTCATCAATACGACCCGTGGACCCGTAGTCGACGAGAAGGCCCTGGTACGGGCACTGCGCGAAGGCGTCATCGCCGGCGCGGGACTCGACGTCTTCGAGCGGGAGCCGGAGCTGGAATCGGGGCTGGCAGACCTGGAAAACGTCGTCATGCTGCCCCACGTCGGCAGCGGGACGGTCGCCACGCGCGTCAAGATGGGCAACACGGCCGCGGCCAACCTGATTGCCATGGTCAGCGGGGTGGACCCGCCGAACTGTGTGAACCCGGAATGGAAAGAACATCGAACGTGA
- a CDS encoding fumarylacetoacetate hydrolase family protein: MKLVTYGESGQERIGAVAGGEIIDLKSADASLPGTVLGVLEADAVEAATRAVENGAGARTPLEGARLASPLPRPPKIVCVGLNYLDHATEQNVPLPEHPLLFSKATSSVVGPYDDVVLPVESEQVDYEVELAVVIGRTATAVSEADAYDYIAGYTVANDVSARDIQFRQQQWHQGKSYDTFCPMGPWLVTKDEIPDPNALAVKLTLNGTVLQDSNTDNLIFNVPTLVSRISSAMTLLPGDVISTGTPAGVGVFRDPKILLKAGDYMETWVEGIGTLKNHVR, from the coding sequence ATGAAACTTGTGACCTATGGAGAAAGCGGGCAGGAACGGATAGGCGCGGTCGCCGGCGGCGAGATCATCGACCTTAAGTCGGCCGACGCGTCCCTGCCCGGCACCGTGCTGGGCGTGCTGGAAGCAGATGCCGTAGAAGCGGCGACCCGTGCGGTGGAAAACGGCGCCGGCGCGAGGACGCCCCTGGAAGGCGCGCGGTTGGCTTCTCCCCTGCCCCGTCCGCCCAAGATCGTGTGCGTCGGGCTCAACTACCTCGATCACGCGACGGAGCAGAACGTGCCGCTGCCCGAGCATCCGCTGCTCTTCTCCAAGGCCACTTCGTCCGTGGTGGGTCCCTACGACGACGTGGTGCTGCCGGTCGAAAGCGAGCAGGTGGACTACGAGGTGGAGCTCGCCGTGGTGATCGGCAGGACCGCGACGGCCGTCTCCGAAGCGGACGCCTACGACTACATCGCAGGATACACCGTGGCCAACGACGTCAGCGCCCGCGATATCCAGTTCCGGCAGCAGCAGTGGCACCAGGGCAAGAGCTACGACACGTTCTGCCCCATGGGCCCGTGGCTGGTGACGAAGGACGAGATTCCCGATCCGAATGCGCTCGCCGTGAAACTGACGCTGAACGGGACGGTGCTGCAGGACAGCAACACGGACAACCTCATCTTCAACGTGCCCACGCTGGTGTCGCGCATTTCGAGCGCCATGACCCTGCTGCCGGGCGACGTGATCTCGACCGGTACGCCCGCGGGCGTGGGCGTGTTCCGCGATCCGAAGATCCTGCTCAAGGCCGGCGACTACATGGAAACCTGGGTGGAAGGCATCGGCACGTTGAAGAACCACGTGCGATAG
- a CDS encoding pentapeptide repeat-containing protein yields MMEKLNREQVLARAADTGDLMGVDLGGLDLSEAILPRVDFRDANLEGTDFTHADLTESEFRDAKMNGADLTGAKLERAVLIGAHIVGARFDGAHMVGAFLNGATATGASFRKADLRAARIGVPRFQSDDPFAAATSFEGADMTWCLFGEADLTGVDLRNANLSHAHMYETEMRSALLDGAVLTGVRLKRQTVQAK; encoded by the coding sequence ATGATGGAGAAACTGAACAGGGAACAGGTGCTGGCCCGGGCGGCGGACACGGGCGATCTCATGGGGGTGGACCTGGGCGGCCTGGATCTTTCGGAGGCCATTCTGCCCCGCGTCGATTTCCGGGACGCCAACCTCGAAGGAACCGATTTTACCCACGCCGACCTGACCGAGTCGGAGTTCCGCGACGCGAAGATGAACGGCGCGGATCTAACGGGGGCGAAGCTCGAGCGGGCGGTGCTGATCGGCGCCCACATCGTGGGAGCCCGCTTCGACGGCGCCCACATGGTCGGCGCGTTTCTCAACGGAGCGACCGCAACGGGCGCCAGTTTCAGAAAGGCGGACCTGCGCGCGGCCCGGATCGGCGTGCCCAGGTTCCAGTCCGACGATCCCTTTGCCGCGGCCACGAGTTTCGAAGGCGCCGACATGACCTGGTGTCTCTTCGGTGAGGCGGACCTGACGGGGGTGGACCTGCGAAACGCCAACCTGTCCCATGCCCATATGTACGAGACGGAGATGCGCAGCGCCCTGCTCGACGGCGCGGTCCTGACCGGCGTCCGGCTGAAGCGGCAGACGGTCCAGGCGAAGTAA
- the rfbA gene encoding glucose-1-phosphate thymidylyltransferase RfbA translates to MKGIILAGGHGLRLYPQTLAISKQIIPIFDKPMIYYPLSVLMMAGIRDILVISSPDHIDLYRRLFGDGSALGMRFDYAVQPAPEGVAQAFLIGESFIGDDPCALIFGDNFFYGSSLPSLVERAAMHREGGLVFACYVKEPERYGVVEFDERQRAVNIEEKPRHPRSNYAVTGMYFYDNEVVSIAKTLRPSGRGELEITDVNNIYLRRGMLKVERFDEGIVWMDTGTPESLLEASNFVQAVEHRQGLKIGCVEEIAYRKGFIDRDQVLRIGNLVEDNPYCEYLRRLVGPDGPGDPLE, encoded by the coding sequence ATGAAGGGCATCATACTCGCGGGCGGCCACGGGTTGCGCCTCTACCCGCAGACCCTGGCCATTTCCAAGCAGATCATCCCCATCTTCGACAAGCCGATGATCTACTACCCGCTGTCCGTCCTCATGATGGCGGGCATCCGGGACATCCTGGTCATCTCATCCCCGGACCACATCGACCTGTACCGGCGGCTCTTCGGAGACGGAAGCGCCCTTGGCATGCGTTTCGACTATGCCGTGCAGCCCGCGCCGGAGGGGGTGGCGCAGGCCTTTCTGATCGGCGAGTCGTTCATCGGAGATGATCCCTGCGCGCTGATTTTCGGCGACAACTTCTTCTATGGAAGCAGCCTGCCTTCGCTGGTCGAGCGGGCCGCGATGCACAGGGAAGGAGGACTCGTCTTCGCCTGCTACGTCAAGGAGCCCGAACGGTACGGGGTGGTCGAATTCGACGAGCGTCAACGGGCCGTCAACATCGAGGAGAAGCCCCGCCATCCCCGGTCCAACTACGCCGTCACGGGCATGTACTTCTACGACAACGAAGTCGTGTCCATCGCGAAGACCCTGCGTCCATCGGGACGGGGCGAGCTCGAGATCACCGACGTGAACAACATCTATCTGCGCAGGGGCATGCTGAAGGTGGAGCGCTTCGACGAAGGGATCGTCTGGATGGACACCGGTACGCCGGAAAGCCTGCTGGAGGCGAGCAATTTCGTCCAGGCCGTCGAGCACCGGCAGGGGTTGAAGATCGGATGCGTGGAGGAGATCGCCTATCGCAAGGGCTTCATCGACCGGGACCAGGTGCTGAGGATCGGCAACCTGGTGGAAGACAACCCGTACTGCGAGTACCTGCGGCGGTTAGTCGGCCCGGACGGTCCGGGCGATCCGCTGGAGTGA
- a CDS encoding sialidase family protein, with the protein MSSTCEQSVLWTSGTVGYDTYRIPAIIVTVRGTVLAFCEGRKASRSDTGDIDLLVKRSEDGGHTWSDQKLVWGDAGNTCGNPCPVVDRETGAVWLTMTHNLGIDHEPRIIDGTSKGTRTVWVTASEDDGRTWRAPRDITATAKRPDWTWYATGPGNGIQLSSGRLLIPCDHIEADTKRYYSHVVYSDDHGETWQLGGSTLVDQVNECCVVELENGDVLLNTRNYDRTRRTRQVTVSGDGGMTWRDQRHDETLIEPICQAALVRYPDKGDRLLFANPASREERRNLTVRLSGNGGGDWLHSQVLHPGPAAYSSLAVLPDGTAACLYERGEDHPYETITLARFDLAWLMDG; encoded by the coding sequence ATGAGCAGCACCTGTGAACAGTCCGTCCTGTGGACCAGCGGCACGGTCGGTTACGATACCTACCGCATACCCGCGATCATCGTGACGGTCCGGGGAACGGTCCTCGCCTTCTGCGAAGGCCGCAAGGCCAGCCGGAGCGATACGGGCGACATCGACCTGCTGGTGAAGCGCAGCGAGGACGGCGGGCATACCTGGTCGGACCAGAAATTGGTCTGGGGGGACGCGGGAAACACATGCGGCAATCCCTGTCCCGTGGTCGACCGTGAGACCGGGGCCGTCTGGCTGACGATGACCCACAACCTGGGCATCGACCACGAACCCCGGATCATCGACGGGACGAGCAAGGGCACCCGGACCGTGTGGGTCACGGCAAGCGAGGACGACGGACGCACCTGGCGCGCGCCGCGGGACATTACCGCCACCGCCAAGCGACCGGACTGGACGTGGTACGCCACCGGGCCGGGCAACGGCATCCAGCTCTCCTCGGGCCGGCTTTTGATTCCCTGCGATCATATCGAGGCCGACACGAAGCGTTACTACTCCCATGTCGTCTACAGCGACGACCACGGGGAAACCTGGCAATTGGGCGGTTCCACGCTGGTGGACCAGGTCAACGAATGCTGCGTCGTCGAGCTGGAGAACGGTGACGTGCTGCTCAACACGCGGAACTACGACCGGACCCGGCGCACCCGGCAGGTCACCGTCAGCGGCGACGGCGGGATGACCTGGCGGGACCAGCGCCACGACGAAACCCTGATCGAACCGATCTGCCAGGCGGCCCTCGTCCGGTATCCCGACAAGGGCGACCGGCTGCTGTTCGCGAATCCGGCCAGCCGGGAGGAGCGGCGCAACCTGACCGTGCGTCTCTCCGGCAACGGAGGAGGCGACTGGCTCCACAGCCAAGTGCTGCATCCGGGACCGGCCGCCTATTCATCCCTGGCCGTGCTTCCGGACGGGACCGCCGCCTGCCTGTACGAGCGCGGAGAAGACCATCCCTACGAGACGATCACCCTTGCCCGGTTCGACCTGGCATGGTTGATGGATGGGTGA
- a CDS encoding RNA methyltransferase — protein MAITSLQNPRIKAIRALSRRKRRQETGLFFAEGIRLVGEAVQTGTDIETLVVAPELLRSDFGRDTVRRAREEGVEILKVGAEVFRSLSGKDGPSGIGVVARQRWTALDDTGVGLEGGGSSPNDAAAAATLGWVVLEDVGSPGNLGSILRTSEAVGGAGVILLGATTDPYDPEAVRGSMGAVFSQQIVRSSLESLIQWKRQINIPMIGTSDAAPADFRSATYAPPLLLCLGGEQHGLSNEALEACDTVVRIPMAGRADSLNLSVAAGVMLYEVLHQAWDTH, from the coding sequence ATGGCCATTACCAGTCTGCAGAATCCCCGGATCAAGGCGATACGCGCGCTCTCACGGCGCAAGCGGCGGCAGGAAACCGGGTTGTTCTTCGCAGAAGGCATCCGGCTCGTCGGCGAGGCGGTCCAGACCGGGACGGACATCGAAACCCTCGTCGTCGCGCCGGAACTGCTTCGAAGCGATTTCGGACGAGACACGGTGCGCCGGGCCAGGGAAGAGGGCGTCGAAATCCTGAAGGTCGGCGCCGAGGTCTTTCGATCCTTGTCCGGAAAGGACGGACCTTCGGGCATCGGGGTCGTCGCCAGGCAGCGATGGACCGCCCTGGACGACACGGGGGTGGGGCTGGAAGGCGGCGGTTCTTCCCCAAACGATGCCGCCGCAGCCGCCACTCTGGGCTGGGTGGTCCTCGAAGACGTGGGCAGCCCGGGCAACCTGGGTTCGATCCTGCGGACGAGTGAAGCGGTAGGCGGGGCCGGCGTCATCTTGCTGGGCGCCACGACGGATCCCTACGATCCGGAAGCCGTCCGCGGAAGTATGGGCGCCGTCTTTTCGCAGCAGATTGTCCGTTCCTCGCTCGAATCACTGATCCAGTGGAAGCGCCAGATCAATATCCCGATGATCGGCACTTCGGACGCCGCGCCGGCCGACTTCCGGTCCGCGACCTACGCCCCACCCCTCCTCCTGTGCCTGGGAGGCGAGCAGCACGGGCTCTCCAATGAAGCATTGGAGGCCTGCGACACGGTCGTACGAATCCCCATGGCCGGCCGGGCCGATTCGCTGAACCTGTCCGTGGCCGCGGGCGTAATGCTGTACGAGGTGTTGCACCAGGCCTGGGACACGCACTGA
- a CDS encoding outer membrane beta-barrel protein, producing MIIRIAILSALLLFPVSAHSQNMVSINVGGGLGLPMGDGLDNAKIGPAIVAGVSLDISESAAIVLEGQYSQYKPDDDVGIPSGVDATVKLTGVNVGARLQTPRENPARAYLHLGLGLTRGTGQTSRSFGGINVNASDSENSFSFLVGIGMKYAVTETVSLIVDTRYNHALDHFGSSTQWIPITAGLSFTFPG from the coding sequence ATGATAATCCGTATAGCGATTCTTTCCGCGCTGTTGTTGTTTCCTGTGTCCGCACATTCACAGAATATGGTTTCGATCAATGTGGGCGGCGGACTTGGACTGCCTATGGGCGACGGGTTGGATAATGCGAAGATAGGTCCGGCCATCGTTGCGGGCGTGTCCTTAGATATTAGCGAATCCGCCGCCATCGTACTGGAAGGCCAGTACAGTCAATACAAGCCGGATGACGACGTGGGCATCCCATCGGGCGTGGATGCCACTGTAAAACTGACAGGCGTCAACGTGGGCGCCAGACTCCAGACCCCGAGAGAGAACCCGGCGAGAGCATACCTTCACCTCGGCCTCGGATTAACGCGTGGGACCGGACAGACCAGCAGGTCCTTTGGGGGGATTAACGTTAACGCGAGTGATTCGGAAAACTCGTTCAGCTTCCTGGTCGGAATCGGCATGAAGTACGCCGTAACCGAAACAGTGAGCCTTATTGTGGATACCCGATACAATCACGCCCTGGATCATTTCGGTTCATCCACGCAGTGGATTCCGATTACGGCAGGGCTATCGTTCACGTTTCCAGGATGA
- a CDS encoding N(4)-(beta-N-acetylglucosaminyl)-L-asparaginase, with product MPVTRRAFLETSALALTGVAAGHAASAKAHAAPLPTNHGAPAPPTIVSSRNGIRGVRKAYEMMTNDQADPLDAVIAGVNIQELDPNDQSVGLGGRPNADGVVTLDASVMHGPTRRAGSVAALEDIASASLVAKAIMDYTDHIMLVGKGAKRFALGMGFKEQNLLSEESRQDWLRWRSQLNPDDDWLDHEDDIVIDRPGGTINMCGVDANGDIGSVTTTSGLSWKIPGRVGDSPIIGTGQYCDNEVGAAGSTGRGEANIKVCGAFLIVEFMRQGKSPQEACLATLERAVAMTEDRLLTDDGRPMFSLNFYAVAKDGRFGGATMYQMPDEYLEYFPGRDSYAVANADGARLVPLSYVYDKSKIPAPTMERLMERVEERKLERQKEEG from the coding sequence ATGCCAGTTACCCGCCGCGCTTTTCTGGAAACCTCCGCCCTCGCGCTGACCGGCGTCGCCGCTGGTCATGCCGCGTCCGCGAAGGCCCACGCCGCACCCTTACCCACCAACCACGGCGCACCCGCGCCGCCGACCATTGTATCGTCTCGCAACGGGATTCGCGGGGTCAGGAAGGCCTACGAGATGATGACGAACGACCAGGCCGACCCGCTCGACGCGGTCATCGCCGGCGTGAATATCCAGGAGCTGGATCCGAACGACCAGTCTGTAGGATTGGGCGGGCGTCCGAACGCGGACGGCGTTGTCACCCTGGACGCTTCGGTCATGCACGGACCCACCCGGCGGGCCGGCTCGGTCGCCGCGCTGGAGGACATCGCCTCGGCGTCGCTGGTGGCCAAGGCGATCATGGATTACACCGATCACATCATGCTGGTCGGAAAGGGCGCGAAGCGCTTCGCCCTGGGCATGGGTTTCAAGGAGCAGAACCTGTTGTCCGAGGAGAGCAGGCAGGACTGGCTGCGCTGGCGGTCCCAGCTCAACCCGGACGACGACTGGCTCGACCACGAGGACGATATCGTGATCGACCGTCCGGGCGGCACGATCAACATGTGCGGCGTGGACGCCAACGGCGATATCGGCAGCGTGACGACCACGAGCGGCCTGTCCTGGAAGATCCCCGGCCGCGTGGGCGACAGCCCCATCATCGGCACGGGACAGTACTGCGACAACGAAGTGGGCGCCGCCGGTTCCACGGGGCGTGGCGAGGCGAACATCAAGGTCTGCGGCGCTTTTCTCATCGTGGAGTTCATGCGGCAGGGCAAATCGCCCCAGGAAGCCTGCCTGGCTACGCTCGAACGGGCCGTGGCCATGACGGAGGACCGCCTCCTGACGGACGACGGCCGGCCCATGTTCAGCCTGAACTTCTATGCCGTGGCCAAGGACGGCCGGTTCGGCGGGGCGACCATGTACCAGATGCCGGATGAATACCTGGAGTACTTTCCCGGACGGGACAGTTACGCCGTGGCCAACGCCGACGGCGCCCGGCTGGTACCCCTGTCGTACGTCTATGACAAATCGAAGATCCCCGCGCCGACGATGGAACGCTTGATGGAGCGGGTGGAAGAAAGGAAGTTGGAGCGGCAGAAGGAAGAAGGGTAA
- a CDS encoding phytanoyl-CoA dioxygenase family protein — translation MTLNDQQIAAFRESGYLFFAGLLDEEEMRTLRDAVPDVLSREGPEVVREKDDPTAARLAFGAHTYSEPFERLARLPRLMDPVRQLLGDEVYLHQTRMNPKQGFGSGASWTWHQDFPSWYKVDGMPEPNCIMASVFIDDCTPVTSPLLIIPGSHRWGLLDSELHEDAKGRGYDLFHIDQSTLQQLADENGIEPLIGPAGSVALIHSNIVHGSADNVSPWRRAIFYLIYNAVGNACTREVRPWYQNNRDFTPLEPIGDDGLRTYSAAQATPAR, via the coding sequence ATGACGCTCAATGACCAGCAGATCGCCGCGTTCCGCGAATCGGGTTACCTGTTCTTCGCAGGTTTGCTCGATGAAGAGGAAATGAGGACGCTTAGGGACGCGGTGCCGGACGTGCTCAGCCGGGAAGGACCGGAGGTGGTGCGGGAGAAGGACGACCCCACGGCCGCCCGGCTGGCTTTTGGGGCCCATACCTACTCCGAGCCCTTCGAACGATTGGCGCGGCTTCCCCGCCTGATGGACCCGGTCCGCCAGTTGCTGGGGGACGAGGTCTACCTTCACCAGACCCGGATGAACCCCAAGCAGGGCTTCGGGAGCGGGGCGTCGTGGACCTGGCACCAGGATTTCCCGTCATGGTACAAGGTCGACGGCATGCCCGAGCCGAATTGCATCATGGCGTCGGTGTTCATCGACGACTGCACGCCCGTCACCTCGCCTCTCCTGATCATTCCGGGTTCGCACAGGTGGGGCCTGCTGGACTCGGAACTGCACGAGGACGCGAAGGGCCGAGGCTACGATCTTTTCCATATCGACCAGTCGACGCTGCAGCAACTGGCCGACGAGAACGGCATCGAACCGCTGATCGGTCCGGCGGGTTCGGTCGCCCTGATCCACAGCAACATCGTCCACGGATCTGCGGACAACGTCTCGCCCTGGCGGCGAGCCATCTTCTACCTGATCTACAACGCCGTCGGCAATGCCTGCACGCGCGAGGTCAGGCCCTGGTACCAGAACAACCGGGACTTCACGCCCCTGGAACCGATCGGAGATGACGGGCTGCGGACCTACAGCGCCGCGCAGGCCACCCCGGCTCGCTAA
- a CDS encoding mannonate dehydratase, protein MYIGTQTRCRNDTDIEVLAQLGVFNVDQTPSEPWAEWTTDLLKAQRERFDRYGINLEMIHIPLGSASAFHNEAGAIFLGKSDARDRALDRMCETVRMASEAGIRGLNYNITLLGHLRTEPSYGRGGAKLSTFDYDKLDQSRPEFEGGPADEDEMWERIDHWLKTIIPVAEEYKVQMACHPSDPGIGHGRTYRGVARVLGMSDGFKKLIDLYDSPYNGLNFCQGCMSESLENPAEEIHDVIRYFGTRKKIFNVHFRNIKGRLNKFVEVFPDEGDVDMLKAMRTYKEVGYEYMIMPDHVPGISGPEAGQVGFAYAYGYIHAAIQAANAAD, encoded by the coding sequence ATGTACATCGGAACGCAGACCCGGTGCAGAAATGACACGGACATCGAGGTCCTGGCCCAGCTGGGCGTATTCAACGTGGACCAGACGCCGTCGGAGCCCTGGGCCGAGTGGACGACCGACCTGCTGAAAGCCCAGCGCGAGCGGTTCGACCGGTACGGGATAAACCTCGAGATGATCCATATCCCCCTGGGCTCCGCGAGTGCCTTCCACAACGAGGCCGGCGCTATTTTCCTGGGCAAGAGCGATGCGCGGGACCGCGCGCTGGACCGCATGTGCGAGACCGTGCGCATGGCTTCGGAGGCCGGGATTCGGGGACTGAACTATAACATCACCCTGCTGGGCCACCTGCGTACCGAGCCCAGTTACGGCCGCGGCGGCGCGAAGCTGTCGACCTTCGACTACGACAAGCTGGACCAGTCACGGCCTGAATTCGAAGGCGGTCCCGCCGACGAGGACGAGATGTGGGAACGCATCGACCACTGGCTGAAGACGATCATCCCCGTGGCCGAGGAATACAAGGTACAGATGGCCTGCCACCCGTCAGACCCGGGCATCGGGCACGGCCGGACGTACCGTGGTGTCGCCCGCGTGCTGGGCATGTCGGACGGTTTCAAGAAGCTGATCGACCTGTACGACAGTCCCTACAACGGGCTGAACTTCTGCCAGGGCTGCATGTCGGAGAGCCTGGAGAACCCCGCGGAGGAGATCCACGACGTAATCCGCTACTTCGGCACCCGTAAGAAGATCTTCAACGTCCACTTCCGGAACATCAAGGGACGGCTGAACAAATTCGTGGAGGTCTTCCCCGACGAGGGCGACGTCGACATGCTGAAGGCGATGCGTACCTACAAGGAAGTGGGATACGAGTACATGATCATGCCGGACCACGTACCCGGGATTTCGGGGCCCGAAGCGGGCCAGGTGGGGTTCGCCTACGCCTACGGGTACATCCACGCGGCGATCCAGGCGGCAAATGCCGCGGACTAG